The genomic stretch CTGGAGCGTCGAGCAGTTTTAGGGGCGCAGGTGATCGTTCTGGTCGGGAAGGCTCCAGtgtatttgtttaaaatgtgctcCCTGTTACAGGATCTTGATTTAATACGATCTGCTGAAAGGTGCCAAAATTGATCTTGTCTCAGAATCTGCGGGAGATTTAAAACgcctaaataaaataaaaccagttcGAACAATTAAATAAAGTGGAATGAAATTCAAGTTACTATTCATATGTATTTCCTTtgtatttatgcatttattgtgtcataattaaattaaaaggattattatttacaattatCAGAGGTGTGAGCTACTAATACCAAATACTAGtcattagtttatttttattttttttaagaaaataaaggagAGTCACCCATTAACGAGTAGTATTCTAAATATACTGACACACTGAAGCAGAACTGGACCCTTCCCGACCCGATAAGACCCAATATAACCTGGACCTGACCTAACTCCGGTCCTGTGTTGCCCTCCCctgtaaaaactgttaaaaccgcaggtcacatgacccgcTGAGACCCATTTAGTGCCAAAAAAACGACCATGACCATGAGACAGTGACTAAAATATGAGACATcaggatgtttgttttttccaatCAGACAGAGGAAGCATTAAGTCCACCTGATACAGGATGGACCTGACTGGATTCCTCGGTCATTGTTTAAACTGGTTCGTGGCTGCCGGCCAAAAAACTGTGAGAGGCTTTGGTGTCAAACTTGTTGAGCGTTGTGTCTTTTGTTCTTTCGGAAACTAACACGCTTGGTCTTACCCGTTAAACTGATACTGATACAGTTACGGATACTTTACTGTAGCTGTGTGGCATGAGAACCTTATAATAGTTGGAGTATGTGCTTTTAAgctatagattttttttcttttgagtaCATTTTGTAGCTTTTCTTTCTAAAGCCCCACCTCATATTTCATGTTCAAAGACTCACGTGGGCCTTTTGAATACTTGTCTGGAGCAACACCTCCCACCACTGAGGTTTTAGAGAGTACAAACATCTGAAAATGACCTTTATGTTAACATAGATGTcattatgaaaaagaaaaaaaaaaaagactcaaagcggataatatgaaaaacagtaaggaaaaagattaaatgtcaacagggttaaaaaaacaaaaaaccattagaaacttaaaataatcttaaatacTGCAATAGGTAATGTGTCTTGAGCTGTCGGGAGGCGTCTAATGTCtataaagtaaaagtagaattaGAGTCTCATAATGGACGAGCGTCATTTTTAgcatcaactttttaaaaaattggtacatccatccatccatttataaTCTGCCACTAATCAAGAGTCCATTcacattaatttaattgtttttgtcaggaacaaatgttttatattggaAAATACTGAAAGAAATATGATATAATTATAGTAAATTACCGTCCCCGCTGGTTTCCCATCTTTCTCTCATACTTCGGCTGATATGATGGTGAAAGTTACGTTCTGTGTGGTCATAAAATGGCGTTGAAGAGTTTTAAAAATCTCCCTCCAGTCGAAAATATGTTCTTCTTCAATTGTACTCGTGTAACTACGAGCAGGATTCGTTATATCACAACTATCCTGCAGCCAATCGTGGAATATTTACAATTAAGGAGAATTTCTTATGAGCTAATCAACTTTGTTttccatggatgtattataagtgCTGATAGGGCAACGCTGCTCAGCCTATCAGCAGATTTCCCCCAGTGATCACTCGTGGTATTGCAGCTAAAAAAATCCCCTTGCGGCCCCAAAAATAATTTTCCCCCATAGACCATCATTGTAAAAGAGACTGAACtgcaataaaatgtgaattatgactcttttttattatacatttttgattCGTGGaggttttttatatttgtaaaactttcctcgagCCTAAAAAAGCGATTTAAAACCTTGAGGAACACTattgagcatgtgcagtaagCCGAATAACTTAGAAGCTAGAAACTTGGCTTATACTGGCTGAATAATTCTTACAGGAATGAATAGGCGCTATTTTTGGTCCAGtgtccagctcttataatataTCCATGCTCTCGCTTTGAAGAGGATCCTTAAATTTAACTCCGATATCCTGCTgctgtgttatattttcatgtttgtaagtCCTCCTCCGTGTCTGCACGGTGTCAAAGAACCAACATAACCTGCTCCCTCCATACTTGTGAACGCTTCTTCATCCAATCATGAAAAtactgtgtgtacatatatatacaatatactgttgttgctgtttttaggCAGTGCTGGTCGTTGCCAGTCAAGTGTAAAACCTAGtcacatacatatttttaatatggttaatcatttttgcttaaaaaaataaaaaataataataataataatgtgttcgttagaaaaactgtaaatggaGAAATCTACTGACTGTTGGGTAATATTATGATAATAAAGTAATAGCTTGATAGAtgtaacatcacatagaaaACACATCTCTGTCTATCCAATGGAAAAAACTTataatgatgtaataataataataatatacctTCTGTGCATAAAGTACCAGTAAATTCGCcctgcagttttaaaaaaaaaacacctaaaaaaaattataataatgataatgaaaaaaacctGTCTACACAGCGCACAGTCTAAAATAAACCCACAGACATTACTTCAGCAGAGTTGGTGTATGTCGGTAATATTACAGAGAAATATTAGTAACAAGGTAAtgagtcaaaaaaacaaaaggcaataataaagaaacacatCTACAGATAATAAAGAGGCTACTAACTAAAACtacattaaaggaccagtgtgtaggatttagtgacatctagtggtaaGCTGTGAAACTACAACGAAAAATACAAAAGTCCCTCTCAAGAGTCAGTGTTAAGTTTTTCCGTTCTGGGCAACTGtagaaacaaattaaaacatatttttttatgttttaatttgttgtttctAAAGTTGCCCAGAATGGCAacataataaatcatatttgatatatgattaaaaacaaattaaaaacatacttaatgtaatattatattacatttctgccaatTCTGCATTCTGATAGATGCCACTAAACTCaacagactgcacctttaattatattaaatgtaatgtgaagGTAGCCTTTTTAGTTTCTGTGTAATAATCATTCATTAAAGcttgaaaatacaaaatgtattgtttatactttaatttcatgttaatattgattaaaccaaacaacaaatgatgACCTGAACACTCTTCTAATAATATCTAGATATACACATTGTGAACGCCAAGCTATTACCTGTTATTACTGTACTAATTACCAtgatattactttattattaccCCTTTATTATCAGAATATTACCTGATTATTACTGAGCTGGAGTGTAAAGTGCTTCTGAAATTCTTCATGCAGCTTCTGtgtcaaaaaacacaagaaaggaaacagttaaaaatatgtttatctgtctttttttaatcattgtaaAACCATCAATATGaatttgaaatttgaatttgaaaagttaatgttttctttatagttattgtgtgtgtttctgaaagaaggttttattttattgacctTGTTATTCTTCCATTTATGATTCTTATAGAATCTTGATACAtgatattagtttttgttttattttgacttattttaatttgtatcaaagatgttttcttcatgtttttgttggagTTTATTTGTCTATATTGTGTATGGATTATTTTACTGTCTTGTCTATTGTCTGTATGCATCATTATATTCATCAGAATCTGAAGCTTTAagcctttttgtgtgtgtgtgtgtgtgtgtgtgtgtgtgtctgtgtgtgtgtgtgtgtgtgtgtgtgtgtgtgtgtgtgtgtgtgtgtgtgtgtgtgtgtgtgtgtgtgtgtgtgtgtgtgtgtgtgtgtgtgtgtgtgtgtgtgtgtgtgtgtgtgtgtgtgtgtatttctgctctgtgtattttattaaatgacTTTCATCTGCTTTataacaacaaatacaaaacgCCTTTTTCCTGAATCTGCAACGAGTGTCGAGGCAACGACTGTGgcacaaatgtacacatttttttaaaaagaataaatgacGCTGATCTGGACGTGAAAtaagatggagggaaaaaatccaagtgaataaaaatgaattgaaagcATAAAAAGCCCAGTTTTCAGAAACCTGACAGCTGCTGCCTCGATGTCCTGCCCGTCACTGTTTGTGGAAGTTGTAAATATTGTGaagctctctctgtgtgtaaccAATTCAtcatgtgcagcagcagcagcagtcgtGTTAATGGACAAtcattcaaattaaataaagaaataataaccCGATGATGAAGTTTGATGTTGAGATATctttactacacacacacacacacactactttcCAGACTGTCCCTGCTGGTTTTCCGTCattcaaactgaatattttaagtTTGGACTTTTGCTCAGATAAAGCAataacacaacaataataataataatgatatgatatatatctatgtttcaacgttacagtgtttttagtgccaaagtcttctTGTTagtatacttccaccacagctcaacagggaaacattaggagggaatttgatgctaaaaagactgtaaatgtggtagagcaggaggaatgattacagcaagaaaaactgctttaatgtttatttgagctcctgactgttggtttaagtCCAAGTCCTCAGTAATTATGATTATATATCACTGCACAGGCTGGTATCCCTTTATCTGTCCTGCCGTCTCCTCCAAGTCATtatgaaagtgaaataaaaagcacaataaCGTCTCTTTCATTTCTCTGAAGATGAAATAAGACATTCAGTTGCAGTTAATCCTCATATACATTCATATTCGGGCATATCACAGTATCTCCTAAttattagtctctatacataatttAGGAAAcctcaaatcattcatgaattcagtcattaataatTTGGTGaataatccttaatgaagctttcagagtttattctttattctagtttttacactttttgttgatggagaaaaaatatttacaatcacACGATATAATGATCCAATGCTATATAACACTGTAGAACATAATGTTtcaatgaattatattaaatgtgattaaattgtgcattgtttaaaaaaaatgtgatcagtaaatcaaactttatttatatagcagcgtTCATACAGGTtgatgtagttcaaagtgcttcacagttgattgacaagctgataaccattttttgtatattctgtaaAACCATCACATTTCTAGCTAAAAGAAACGTTTAAGGTGTTTTCTTCTCCCAAATAGGGTCAAATTAGAGCAACtttgaacagtatgtgaagtTAAAGTCTCACTGCTGAGGATCAAACCAGGTGATTTAACACCTCTGGATGATAAAGACAATAAATCGAAAACCCCCTGTAGTTTactacacatttcatttcatattatcACAGTTACAATGAGATAATGAATTTTATGACATCAGAGACATAAAATATGACGTGTGAAACTCAGACGGTTATGTATTGTGTGTGATCGGCTCTGAAGTTCAAAgttcacattaacattaacgATTTACAGCCATAAATCACAGAGGACgtttttccactgcagcatGACTGTCTGCAGAGGAATGTGGGACATAATCCTCCCATCAGAAATATAACTGGTGATAAATGTCTCCCTCTACTGTCAAACTGGAGTCACTGACTTCATTACAATTTTGAGGTATCATACTTCACTTATTTAACaggaataagaaaataataacatttttaaaaaataaacttttttactctgttttattctattttaactGTCTGATTTTATTGcttaattgtagttttttttatgtttcaacCATGAAAATCACTTTGTAACTTAGctttgaatataatatatatttgtaatataaataaaatctattattattattgttgtatcataataataataataataataataataataataatacactacACTGAACATCTGCAATAAGATATGTTGAAATGTGCAATATACTCTTTACCATATGAGCAAAAAATAATGATACTGAACACTTGTGCAATAATAAGCTATGCTGCTGACTTGAATACTTGAGGCTGAGCCTGGCATCACTGCCAATTTTGTGAACTATTTTGTATGATTATTCTGCGGTTTAGCTCTATTCTTTATTTATCTACTTATTTATTTGGATTGGAGTTTTAAATGCACCTCTGGGGTTGTTGCACTCCAATACTATGTTCCTGcaatagttttaaaagttaATTCCACCCAAATATTACTTTCCGTATAACTACTGTCAGTCTTGCAATTCAACTTGGTTGCTaagatgtgcatgtttgtgtaattaccataattaactcattatcaggTAAAATAAAGATGGAATCAAATGTAATGCTCTTTGCAGTTACAGTACTAGATCTCAACCagatcttttttaaattattacacatttttcacaccgtggttttatttcacacacagacacacacacacacacactcacacacacacacacacacacacacacacacacacacacacacacacagacacacacacacacacacacacacacacacacacatttactcttgtaaataatgtaaataatttaaataatctcactattatttatctaataaaggaatatcttatattaagataagatagtagtattacagcagcaagtggacattagaaaatagaagagcatcaataagaaagaataaagagcaataaataagtaaacaatAACCATTatagtagaaatatataattcaaataataataatagtgatattatttacattatttacagcacaacagtaatattagtattgagtggtaatataccagagacaatgttgttattgcacagattaaagtgaagaaaaaatatatgtatattattgcACAGTTTAATTGAAATTCGTCATATACAtgaaatactgatattgcacagCATTGGACATTAAAAGAGCATTCTCTTATCTTAActtatctctcacacacacgcacgcacgcacgcacgcacgcacgcacacacacacacacacacacacacacacacacacactgtatgtcataaatctaataataatattacgGAAATACCATATACACAAAGCTAAATTTAGTCACGCAAATACGTTTTTTGGCATTTCAAAGGGAAACTGAACAATACATCCAGAGCATCTGTGACTCGAATAATAAGAAAGCTATCAAAACATATAATTTGTGcactttatttactgtatttatttgaataacCCTCCTGGCtgatgttcatttgtttgtatgtaCATTAACAACTGCCTTTGTACTGAAATATTATTGTCAATAAAggttttttgaagaaaaaaaagaaagaaaaaaaactgcagcttCTTCCGGTTTTGCAGGAATCCCCCTACTGGTCGCAAAAGTAACTGCGTAGTGCTTTTCAATGGCAGAGTGTTTGTAATGAAcagtaggtggcggtaatgcactAACACGTTGTTTGCCGACTGCCGACaaatttaaagaagaagaagaaggatgagAAGGAGGGTGTACGCAGAATGCGGGTAGGAGCCAAACAAGGATCGCTGCTGTTATTTCCCAATCTCACTTGCGTCGCTCCCTGTTTTTAGGGAAGtgactcacacatacacacacacactgacgtTAAAGAAGACATGTTTTAGCTCAGATGTATAATGGCTACAGTGGCTCCAGTGACATGACGCCGACACGATGTTTTGTACCTTAACGTTACTCTTGTGGATCTACGTCGACCAAGGTAAATATTAAATACCCGTTTTAAGCGAAGTGTTCTGAGGTGaagaaatctgtgtgtgtgtgtgtgtgtgtgtgtgtgtgtgtgtgtgtgtgtgtgtgtgtgtgtgtgtgtgtgtgtgtgtgtgtgtgtgtttgtgtgtgtgcgtgtgtgtgtgcgtgtgtgtgtgtgtatgcgtgtgtgtgtgagagagagaaaatgaaagttaatgttttaataattaatgtcgGCTCCTGTGGTTTAATCGGCACATGGAGGATCCTTATCCATTATTATCCTTTAAAAATCAGGtttaaatatagtaaatatTAGACAAACCTGTCAGAAACCAGAGGTGGAAAGTacacttactgtagtacagttagaggtacttgtactttactgtagtacagttagaggtacttgtactttactgtagtacagtttgaggtacttgtactttactgtagtacagtttgaggtacttgtactttactgtaatatttccatgtgatgctactttctacatctcagagggaaatattgtactttctactccactacatttatgtgacagatttagttacttttcagatgcagatttgacacaatggataaaataacaagctttataaatacaacacattgttaaagatgaaaccaaagagcagtgtgtagtcggctcacatttcagatgtctatgagttgttaacagctccaccaaatactgatttttccctctaaacttctcacatgctttcatttcaataaatgttcaaatgatccaatatttcagcaaaaatcaaagattagagaaaaagtccaaaaactgaaaacacattagtgtatcagaacttagttttgtatgtacttttactgtaatactgcatactacatcactcataatactgcagtacctttactgtaatactgcatactacatcactcataatactgcagtacttttactgtaatactgcatactacatcactcataatactgcagtacctttactgtaatactgcatactacatcacttataatactgcagtacttttactgtaatactgcatactacatcacttataatactgcagtacttttactgtatttttacattgctctATTGGtactttttaaaagtctgaatATTTCTTCACCTCTGATGCAAACAGCAGACTTCAGGCTGGATTGCAAGTCATCAGTTGTGAAATATTTTAGTTTCCAAAGAAGCCTGACAGTGTTTGTATTCACTTTGATTTTATGAGTCACAAATTCCCACGTTCACTATTCCACCCGGCCGCCCCTTTATTCCTATTATGTTGAATTTAATTAGAAACATGCAACAGTGTAGCAGAATTGGTCAAtcctttaaataaacaataattactattaattattattattaactataacagcagattaatgtagaattttaaaaaaacaaagaaaagagagaaaattgatttgatttaaaactgaggtgactgactaactaacccCCAAATCACAAATACAGCCAGGAACCAATCACATGccttcctttaaaaaataaaagaccatTTAAGTCTTAAAGTCTATTCTAAAACTCAACTATGGCTGCCACTCCTAGAGATTTTTCTTATAGATTCATTAACTGATTATTCTCAAGATTAATAATTTGGTCTGAAACATCCGTCACAACATCCTGGAGTCCGAGGTGATGTCTCCGAGAGTTTTAATTTGTccaaaaccccccaaaatattaaattcaCAGTAATTTAAGATcatgaaaagcaacaaattatcacatttaagAGTCGTAAATCTTCAATTATTTGGGTTAATCACAGCAGCTCTAATTTATTAAAGAACAAATAGGtgatacattaaaatattttttcctcGTTctcttgtctttattttgtctcGTCTGTCCAGCGCTGACTGAaacgccgccgccgccgccacaGGATGTCCACGCTGATAACTGGCTGCTGACATGGAGTTCCGCCACCGAGGACAGAAATGTCACCTACACCGTCCAGTACAGGCCATAGTGAGCCCACAGATTCATTATCAGCTCATTAGTCGATGATTATCTATATTTATTGATTAGCCGTCTGTACCGCCACTACAGCTGTTTAAAAGCTTTATCTCACAATTCAAAGATAATCAGTTTACACATTAATTTGATGTTATATTCATTTAAGGAGCTGGAatcagatacattttaaaattcattcctttttaaaaaatgactaaaaatgatcattttaataattattagaATTTGCAGCTGGAGTTGcagttatttcattatttagcTTCTTTATTTGTGACTTCTTGTTTCTGCTGATAGCAAATATCACTAAATAAACACCGTTAACAGTTTCTGGTCTGAATCTCGtcgttgtttttcttcctcgtCTTTTCAGCTCTCACGACGAGCAGAAGTGGAAGAATGTGCCGTCCTGCGTCCAGACGCCTTCGAATTCCTGCAATGTCACTTTCACCAGAGACGAGGAGGAGAAACACAGATGCGTGATGCTGAGAGTGCAAGCGAAGAGACGAGGCCTGAAGTCTGCGCAGGTTGACGCCTGCAGCAAACACGGTGAGAGACACAAGAGAAGCTCTAAAGATCTGCACACTGTCAGAGTTTGAATATTGatataagggtcagtgacaagaaagaaagactcCAAATGTGGTAAGAATAAGACTCTGTAACACATACAAACATCTGTGTATCATTTTAGCATCTGTTATCTGTTTAATACTGCTTAAggtttaaaatatgtttaaactagttttaaaagcagcatcaggtttgttaaaatgtacatttagtatttttgttggttttatatcatttgaaatgacatttgcaccattttctaccaaaagtaagactgaatgctcctgaaaatgtcaaatggtgtaaccacaaaagaatgatacatattacatattttatcacctacagtgtatttaagtggacttatactaataatgacttcatttaaaacatgtaaatgtttcctgatgtCTCAGCAATTCGATTGTTTTTTccttaaagaggttttaaaaaggttcttagaaatgtgcagataccctgTTAGTGTATGAAAGGAGCTGTAAAAATCAGCGGGTTTCCTCTTGCAGTTTTTAAATCGATGTTATCTGTGAATTTCGTGTCCAGCGGAGACAAAACCAATCAAATCATTAAAACCCCACTGTtcacacaggaagtgacatctTTCATTTCTGCCTGTGCGTGTTAACCATCGTCACCGAGGTGTGAACCACAGACTGCAACAGCTCAATAAAACCAAAGCACACTGTACTAACTTCATCTGTatcattgattattgattattggcAGGTTAAGATGAACATGTttgtgatttaatttatttatgaatgtttgtttgtttttttgattccAGGTGACTTGTGCACGCCTAATGTCAGCCTGTTGGCGCACCGAGGATCTCTGACCGTTAATCTGAGCGGGAACAGCAAGTTGTACCAAGAATACGCCGcacacataaaatacaacatttactacgggaaggagggagagaccCTGAAGGTGAGAGTCctcattaacaacaacaacaagattAAAAAAGTTTTCAGCTGTCGTTTAagaatgaataattaattttgaataagaatataataataaacgtTCTTTATATAGAACTTTTCTTAAcagtgttacaaagtgctttacagaagaaaataaaaccaaacaaggcaGATTAAAAATGAAGCAACAAGGAGCAGAAAAACAGGGAAAATGATCttgttaattcagaaaaacagagctttaaaaaaaaaaataaaaaaaaaagttcaagtaaatgcaatataaaatgttacaaaatggtgaaaaatgttaatcACTAAGATCAGCAGTCCACAATCCAAAGATAATCAGTTTACACATTAGTTTTATGTTATATTCAtctcagccagcagcagcagtctgtgtAATAATGTCCTCCTCTCCCAcacaggaaaacaggaggcagaTATCCTCGGTGACCATCCCCGACCTGAAGGAGGGACAGCGGTACTGCGTCAGAGTCCAGTACCTGTTGTATGGAGATGAAGTCGGCATGAGCAGCTGCCCAATATGTGAAGAAATCCCCAAGACCAGTAAGACCATCTCTGTATTCTCTTTACTGTAATATGAGCttaatgtagtatgcagtattacagtaaaagtactgcagtattatgagtgatgtagtatgcagtattacagtaaaagtactgcagtattatgagtgatgtagtatgcagtattacagtaaaagtactgcagtattatgagcgatgtagtatgcagtattacagtaaaagtactgcagtattatgagtgatgtagtatgcagtattacagtaaaagtactgcagtattatagtgatgtagtatgcagtattacagtaaaagtagtggtttggtcctctgactgatatattattattatgacatcattagattattaatagtgaagcatcagtgttagagcagcatgttactgttgtagctgctggaggtggagctagtttacactactttatatacagttagctagtttagtccagtggttcccaacctaggggtggggcccctccaaagggtcagcagataaatgtgaggggtggtgagatgattaatgggagaggaaagaagaaaaaactaagttctgatacactaatgtgttttcagtttttggactttttctctaatctttgatttttgctgaaatattggatcatttgaacatttattgaaatgaaagcatgtgagaagtttagagggaaaaatcagtatttggtggagctgttaacaactcatagacatctgaaatgtgagccgactacacactgctgtttggtttcatctttaacaatgtgttgtatttataaagcttgttattttatccattgtgtcaaatctgcatctgaaaagtaactaaagctgtcaaataaatgtagtggagtagaacgtacaatatttccctctgagat from Scomber scombrus chromosome 13, fScoSco1.1, whole genome shotgun sequence encodes the following:
- the ifngr2 gene encoding interferon gamma receptor 2: MFCTLTLLLWIYVDQALTETPPPPPQDVHADNWLLTWSSATEDRNVTYTVQYRPYSHDEQKWKNVPSCVQTPSNSCNVTFTRDEEEKHRCVMLRVQAKRRGLKSAQVDACSKHGDLCTPNVSLLAHRGSLTVNLSGNSKLYQEYAAHIKYNIYYGKEGETLKENRRQISSVTIPDLKEGQRYCVRVQYLLYGDEVGMSSCPICEEIPKTKPQESKLKEAIIVPVVAVSIILAVVILSYVLIYKRKKIKQYLQPPYEIPSEFLLDDVPIPNSTYRPRDEIYDTISVMTPLEVRGQ